A window of the Brassica oleracea var. oleracea cultivar TO1000 chromosome C1, BOL, whole genome shotgun sequence genome harbors these coding sequences:
- the LOC106314101 gene encoding pentatricopeptide repeat-containing protein At4g18840 encodes MTTTCCSSTPLPILTFTERAKSLSEIQQAHAFMLKTGLSRDTFSASKLISFAVANPEPKTVSYAHSILNRVDTLNAFTHNSLIRAYANSSTPEIALTAFREMLLGPVAPDKYSFTFALKSCAAFRGVEEGRQIHGLFLKSGLDSDVFVENTLVNVYARSGWFEVARKVLDEMPERDVVSWNSLLSAFVEKGLVEEARELFDEMEERNVESWNFMVSCYAAAGLVEEARECFDEMPVKDLVSWNAMVSGYARAGCYGEALEVFNEMLKSCAEEPDGFTFVSVLSACANLGSLSQGEWVRVYIDKHGVEIDGFLATALVDMYSKCGRIDKAVEVFRGASKKDVSTWNSMITGLSVHGLGNDALEIFSEMVYEGFKPNSVTFIAVLSACNHVGLLDQARKLFETMGSVYGVEPSIEHYGCMVDLLGRLGRFEEAEELVNKVPPDEASVLLESLLGACKRFGRTEQAESLANRLLELNPGETSGYVQMSNLYASNGRWDEVTEVRRKMRAERVNKKPGCSMIEVDGVVHEFLAGEGLIND; translated from the coding sequence ATGACTACTACTTGTTGTTCCTCAACTCCACTGCCGATTCTGACATTCACGGAGAGAGCCAAATCTCTCTCAGAGATCCAACAAGCCCACGCCTTTATGCTCAAAACCGGCCTCTCCCGCGACACGTTCTCCGCGAGCAAGCTCATCTCCTTCGCCGTCGCGAACCCAGAACCCAAAACCGTCTCTTACGCTCACTCCATCCTCAACCGCGTCGATACCCTCAACGCCTTCACTCACAACTCCCTCATCAGAGCCTACGCCAACAGCTCCACCCCGGAGATCGCTCTGACCGCGTTTCGCGAGATGCTCCTCGGCCCTGTGGCTCCGGATAAGTACAGCTTCACGTTCGCGTTGAAATCTTGCGCTGCGTTTCGCGGGGTTGAGGAAGGAAGGCAGATCCACGGCCTTTTCTTGAAGTCTGGTTTGGATTCGGATGTGTTTGTGGAGAATACGTTGGTTAATGTGTATGCGAGGAGCGGGTGGTTTGAGGTTGCGCGCAAGGTGCTCGATGAAATGCCTGAGAGAGATGTTGTTTCGTGGAACTCGTTGTTGAGTGCTTTTGTGGAGAAGGGTTTGGTGGAGGAAGCGAGAGAGCTGTTTGATGAGATGGAGGAGAGGAATGTTGAGTCTTGGAACTTTATGGTTTCTTGTTACGCGGCGGCGGGGTTGGTTGAGGAGGCGAGAGAGTGTTTTGATGAGATGCCTGTGAAGGATTTGGTTTCTTGGAACGCGATGGTGAGTGGTTACGCGCGTGCGGGTTGTTACGGAGAAGCGTTGGAGGTTTTTAATGAGATGCTTAAGAGTTGTGCCGAGGAGCCTGATGGTTTTACTTTTGTTAGTGTTTTGTCTGCGTGTGCTAATCTTGGATCGTTGAGTCAAGGTGAATGGGTGCGTGTTTATATCGACAAGCATGGGGTTGAGATTGATGGGTTTTTAGCAACGGCTCTTGTGGATATGTATTCGAAGTGCGGGAGGATTGATAAGGCTGTTGAAGTGTTTAGAGGTGCTTCGAAGAAAGATGTGAGTACATGGAACTCGATGATCACGGGTTTAAGCGTTCACGGTCTTGGGAACGATGCTTTGGAGATCTTCTCAGAGATGGTTTACGAAGGTTTTAAACCGAACAGTGTCACTTTTATCGCTGTTCTGTCTGCATGCAATCATGTGGGTTTGTTAGACCAAGCTCGCAAACTCTTTGAAACGATGGGTAGTGTTTACGGGGTTGAGCCGAGTATTGAACACTATGGTTGTATGGTGGATTTGCTTGGTCGGTTGGGGAGATTCGAGGAAGCTGAAGAGCTTGTGAACAAGGTTCCACCAGATGAGGCTTCGGTGCTGTTGGAATCTCTTCTTGGTGCTTGTAAAAGGTTTGGTCGAACGGAACAAGCGGAGAGCCTGGCGAATCGGTTATTGGAATTGAATCCAGGGGAGACTTCTGGTTATGTTCAGATGTCAAACTTGTATGCTTCTAATGGAAGGTGGGATGAGGTTACGGAGGTGAGAAGAAAGATGAGAGCAGAAAGAGTAAACAAGAAGCCTGGATGTAGCATGATTGAAGTTGATGGTGTTGTCCATGAGTTCTTAGCTGGTGAAGGACTAATAAACGATTAA
- the LOC106292666 gene encoding heat stress transcription factor A-4a — MDESNHGGSSSSLPPFLTKTYEMVDDSSSDSIVSWSRSNRSFIVWNPPEFSRDLLPRFFKHNNFSSFIRQLNTYGFRKADPEQWEFANDDFVRGQPHLMKNIHRRKPVHSHSLPNLQSQQNPLTDSERLRMSSQIERLTKEKEGLLQKLHKQEQERDVFEQHVKTLKDQLQHMEKRQKTMDSYVSQVMETPELALNLSPCLPDTNERKRRLPRMLEDNRTCVVVREEGSTSASDETEHQVEQLEVWENLVSVSDDSCEGMAQSTRSMMILDVDESSTCPQSPPLSCIQLSIDTCPKSPPVKIMDMNSEPDVSEEQNIVAPPPPPAAGVNDVFWQQFLTENPGSTEQREVQPERKEDKGEDRSEKCWWTSRNVNAITEQLGHLTS, encoded by the exons ATGGATGAGAGTAATCATGGAGGCTCATCAAGCTCACTCCCACCTTTCCTCACAAAAACATACGAGATGGTTGATGATTCCTCCTCTGATTCAATCGTCTCGTGGAGTCGGAGCAACAGAAGCTTCATCGTTTGGAACCCACCAGAGTTTTCAAGAGACCTTCTTCCAAGATTCTTCAAGCACAACAACTTCTCTAGCTTCATCCGTCAGCTTAACACATAC GGTTTTAGAAAAGCTGATCCTGAGCAGTGGGAGTTTGCGAATGATGATTTCGTGAGAGGCCAACCTCATCTTATGAAGAACATTCATAGACGCAAACCCGTTCACAGCCACTCTCTACCTAACCTCCAATCTCAGCAGAACCCGTTGACGGATTCAGAACGGCTGAGAATGAGTAGTCAGATCGAGAGACTCACCAAGGAGAAAGAAGGGTTGCTTCAGAAGTTACATAAACAAGAGCAAGAACGAGATGTGTTTGAGCAACACGTTAAGACGCTGAAAGATCAGTTGCAACACATGGAGAAGCGTCAGAAAACAATGGATTCTTATGTCTCTCAGGTTATGGAAACACCAGAGCTTGCTTTAAATCTCTCGCCGTGTCTACCTGACACGAACGAGAGGAAGAGGAGGCTCCCTAGGATGTTGGAAGATAACCGGACTTGTGTTGTTGTGAGAGAGGAAGGCTCTACGAGCGCTTCAGATGAAACAGAACATCAGGTGGAACAGTTAGAGGTTTGGGAGAATCTTGTATCTGTATCTGATGATTCTTGTGAGGGCATGGCACAATCAACAAGAAGCATGATGATACTTGATGTGGATGAATCATCTACTTGTCCTCAAAGCCCTCCTCTTTCTTGCATCCAGCTAAGTATCGACACGTGTCCTAAATCTCCTCCTGTCAAGATCATGGACATGAACTCTGAGCCTGATGTTTCAGAAGAACAGAACATTGTTGCTCCTCCTCCTCCACCAGCAGCAGGAGTGAATGATGTCTTCTGGCAGCAGTTTTTGACAGAGAATCCTGGCTCAACCGAGCAACGGGAAGTTCAACCAGAGAGGAAAGAGGATAAAGGTGAAGATCGAAGTGAGAAATGTTGGTGGACTTCGAGGAATGTAAATGCAATTACAGAACAGCTTGGACATCTGACTTCTTGA